One Kushneria konosiri genomic window, TGGGCGTGCTATCAGGACTGGGAGTCTGAACCATGGAAACACTGGGATATCTGGGTCAGGGATTCGGCGTGGCGACAACGCCGCTGAATCTGTTGACGGCCCTGTGCGGCACGCTGATTGGTACCGTGGTCGGGCTTTTGCCCGGACTCGGGCCGATCAACGGTGTGGCGCTTCTGATTCCGATCGCCTTTGCGCTCGGCCTGCCGCCGGAAACATCCTTGATCCTGCTGGCAGCAGTGTATCTGGGCTGTGAGTATGGCGGACGTATTTCGTCGATTCTTTTGAACATCCCCGGCGAAGCCTCTGCCGTCATGACCGCCATGGACGGCCATCCGCTGGCCCGTCAGGGCAAGGGTGGCATTGCGCTGTCCATTTCGGCGGCCGGCTCCTTCATGGGTGGCCTGATTGCCACCATCGGCGTAACCATCTTCGCGCCACTGCTGGCGAAATGGGCGGTCGCATTCGGACCGGCCGAATATTTTGTCATGATGGTCTTTGCCATCACCTGTCTGGCCGGCATGGCCGGCAACAAGCCAATGAAAACGGCGGTCGCCTCACTGATCGGTCTGCTGCTGGCGTGTGTGGGCATTGACTCCAACAGCGGCGTTTATCGCTTTACCTTCGGCAGTCTGGGACTGGCGGATGGCATCCAGTTCGTGGTGCTGGTGCTGGGGCTTTTCAGTATCAGTGAGATTCTGGTACTGCTCGAGCGTACCTATTACGGCCAGAGCGCGCTCAAGACCAGCGGTCGCATGCTGTTTAATGTAAAAGAGGCCATGTTCGTTAAATGGACCGTGCTGCGCAGCGGCGTGGTGGGCTTTTTCATGGGGATTCTGCCGGGCGCCGGTGCCACCATGGCCAGTGCCGTGGCGTACATGAGTGAAAAGCGCATGGCATCGAAGGATAACCGCTTCGGTGATGGCGATCTGCGCGGTCTGGCCGCACCGGAAACCGCCAACAGTGCAGCCGCCTGTGGTTCCATGGTGCCGATGCTGACCCTGGGGGTTCCGGGTTCTGGTACTACTGCAGTCATGCTGGGGGCGCTGACGCTTTACAACATCACGCCTGGTCCGCTGCTGTTCCAGACCGACCCGCAGCTGGTCTGGGGTCTGATCGCGTCGCTGTTTATCGCCAACGTCATGCTGGTGGTGATGAATATCCCGCTGATTCGTGTGTTCACCAAGATTCTGGCCGTCCCTTACTGGGCGCTGGTGCCTGGTATCGCGATCGTTACGGCGATCGGGGTCTACGGCGTACACGCCACCACCTTTGACCTGTTTTTGATGATTGTGATCGGGGTAGTGGGCTATATCCTGCGCAAGTTCGACTTTCCGCTGTCAGCGGTGCTGCTGGGCTTTATCCTGGGCGGCATTATGGAGCAGAACCTGCGCCGCGCACTGTCGATCTCCAACGGTGATCTCTCGATTCTGTGGTCGAGCCCGATTACCTGGGGTGGCTGGGCACTGGTGGTGCTGATGATTGTGCTGCCGATGTATCGCGGCTGGCGCCAGCGTCAGGTCGCACGGCCGGCCAATCCGTAAGACAGTAACGTCACCTCCGTTCAAGGGCCCGCCAATGGCGGGCCTTTTTTATGCCGTAGAGAAGGGGATGGCCGGGTCGTGATGGGGTGTCGCCCACCTCGAGTCATCAGGTCATCATGGCGTCGCTGGCCTTGTGAAAGGACGCATGATCAAGAAAAGCATCTCATGACCGACATGACGCTCTGCTGAAGGGTGCCTGTGATCTCACCTCGTGAACTGGCGGGTGTCATGACCCAGGATCGCTGACCCACAACGCCTGGTGCTGTCGACAAATAGCGGTCACCCCCGGGGCCATGGAGTGGCCACTTCTGTCACATGACCATCAAGGGAACGGAGTGGCACCGGGGAGACGACAATGGCTGATTTGCTGGGGTAAGCAGGGTGTCGAGGGGAGCCTTCGGGTGATGCCCATATGCCTGCAAAGGAAAGGGCCCACCGAAGGTGGGCCCCTTGTCATGTCCTGCAGGTTTGCAGAGATGAAAGCTCAGCGTGCGCCGGAGCCGGTAAAGATGGTGCGAATGGTACGAATCACGACCAGCAGGTCCATCCAGAACGAGAAATTGCGGATGTAGTAAAAGTCATATTCGAGCTTGAGGCGCGAGCCCTCGACTTCCGAGGCATAACCCTGTTCGACCTGGGCCCATCCCGAAATGCCGGGCCTGACCACATGACGATAGCGAAAGAACGGAATGTCGCGCTCGTAGGCTTCGGTCAGGGAGGGTGTTTCCGGACGAGGGCCGATCAGGCTCATGTCTCCCTTGAGGACGTTGAACAGCTGCGGCAGCTCATCGATACGATACTTGCGAAGATATTTGCCGACCTTCGTGATGCGAGGATCATCGCCTTCCTGGGTAGGGCGAACGTCATCCGGATTCACATACATGCTGCGCATCTTGTAGACATCAAATTCCTCGCCCTGAAAGCCCGAGCGGCGCTGGCGAAACAGAACGGGGCCCGGGTCGTCGCGCTTGATCATGATCGCCGCTATACCCATAAGAGGCAGTGCAACCGGCATCAGCATCAATGCGGCAAAAATGTCAGCGACTCGCTTGAAAAGCTCATAGCTGGTTTTAGGCATCAGCGAGCTATAACGATTGGCATGAATCTGATCGAGCCCAATGCGTCCGAGCCGCGCCTCACTGAAGCGACGAGCATCATGCACCGGGATACGCTTGATGGTGCAGTCGGCCAGAAAACGCTGCCAGTCAGTACTCAGATCGCTGGATAGGTCCACAATGACGCCATCGACTCGAGTGTTTTCAAGATCTGGACTTTTCAACCATCGCTGGTCGATGTCTCGTCGATCAAACCATCGTGACACATTGCCCACCGGTACGATGGCCATCTTGCGTCGGCGATAGCGGTGGGCAAGACGATAGCCCGTGCAGCCAAATGCAAGAGCTGTCAGATAGGAAAACAAGAGTTGCCAGGGGGCGAAGGGAATCTCAAGACCGACAAGTAGTGCTGTTACCCCCAGGTAGACCACGGTTGCCGAAGGAATAACATAGGAAAACGCACTTGTGCCCGGATAGTGAGAGAGCTCTTTTACCGCTCGAAACGCGACCATATAGGCAGCCGCACTGGCGAGAAGCGTGATGTTGACTTCGTTCTCTTCCAGTTTCCAGGTTGACCAGCCCCATTGCCAGAGGGCAGGCAAACCTGCAACCAGTACAAGGCCGAGAAAATAGTGGGTATGAAAGCTCAATAGAATACGCTCATACCAACGGGAGTGCCGATGATTGTTGCGCAATGAACTCGTAGTCATTTGCATGGCGATATTCCTGGAAAATCCCTTTATATCAATAGTATAACGTTTTTGATGCATTCCGATGCAGGATAATCCGTGACAAAAATTCAGTCGTGGGTGCCGGCAGCAGTAATGCCTGACACGATCCTTTTATTTCAGTTTCTTGTCTATGCAACTCTGTGCATCAGAGGTAAATAATAGTAATCACCTGGTAAAAAGCGGGGCTTTTCAGGTGTGTAATTAAAAGATTGCGCGGATGGTATTATTTTTGGTTCAGCCCATCAATGAGGCGAGATTAATTATCCAGGGCTGGAAGGACTATGTTTTTCAGCGATTGATCTCCATTAAGGCCTATGGTCATGCAGTTTTTGATACCGGCTTTAGCCATCATCAACCCGG contains:
- a CDS encoding tripartite tricarboxylate transporter permease produces the protein METLGYLGQGFGVATTPLNLLTALCGTLIGTVVGLLPGLGPINGVALLIPIAFALGLPPETSLILLAAVYLGCEYGGRISSILLNIPGEASAVMTAMDGHPLARQGKGGIALSISAAGSFMGGLIATIGVTIFAPLLAKWAVAFGPAEYFVMMVFAITCLAGMAGNKPMKTAVASLIGLLLACVGIDSNSGVYRFTFGSLGLADGIQFVVLVLGLFSISEILVLLERTYYGQSALKTSGRMLFNVKEAMFVKWTVLRSGVVGFFMGILPGAGATMASAVAYMSEKRMASKDNRFGDGDLRGLAAPETANSAAACGSMVPMLTLGVPGSGTTAVMLGALTLYNITPGPLLFQTDPQLVWGLIASLFIANVMLVVMNIPLIRVFTKILAVPYWALVPGIAIVTAIGVYGVHATTFDLFLMIVIGVVGYILRKFDFPLSAVLLGFILGGIMEQNLRRALSISNGDLSILWSSPITWGGWALVVLMIVLPMYRGWRQRQVARPANP
- a CDS encoding exopolysaccharide biosynthesis polyprenyl glycosylphosphotransferase; this encodes MQMTTSSLRNNHRHSRWYERILLSFHTHYFLGLVLVAGLPALWQWGWSTWKLEENEVNITLLASAAAYMVAFRAVKELSHYPGTSAFSYVIPSATVVYLGVTALLVGLEIPFAPWQLLFSYLTALAFGCTGYRLAHRYRRRKMAIVPVGNVSRWFDRRDIDQRWLKSPDLENTRVDGVIVDLSSDLSTDWQRFLADCTIKRIPVHDARRFSEARLGRIGLDQIHANRYSSLMPKTSYELFKRVADIFAALMLMPVALPLMGIAAIMIKRDDPGPVLFRQRRSGFQGEEFDVYKMRSMYVNPDDVRPTQEGDDPRITKVGKYLRKYRIDELPQLFNVLKGDMSLIGPRPETPSLTEAYERDIPFFRYRHVVRPGISGWAQVEQGYASEVEGSRLKLEYDFYYIRNFSFWMDLLVVIRTIRTIFTGSGAR